One Bacillus sp. 1780r2a1 DNA segment encodes these proteins:
- a CDS encoding YwhD family protein, with the protein MDQPKKKKNIGFNIIKNDSTDGHGGFGVGALSLENISPVFVCPSDEEAFVDIGAMHARSVVEKGIKFLPNKDEVPNGKLYWLVWVTIDRNPAGPYYAGVTACEMTVDREIRRGYKSLPEHVNKMDKSMKRRIMVDEMDSKSKTILKDFLSAHDKEIWERSSDELKEALS; encoded by the coding sequence ATGGATCAACCGAAAAAAAAGAAAAATATTGGATTTAATATTATTAAGAATGATTCAACAGATGGACATGGAGGTTTTGGGGTTGGAGCACTAAGCTTAGAGAACATTTCACCGGTTTTTGTGTGTCCATCAGACGAAGAAGCTTTTGTTGATATCGGTGCGATGCATGCAAGGAGCGTGGTTGAAAAAGGAATTAAGTTTTTACCAAACAAAGACGAAGTTCCTAACGGCAAGCTCTATTGGCTTGTTTGGGTGACAATTGATCGTAATCCAGCAGGCCCTTATTATGCTGGCGTAACGGCATGTGAAATGACTGTAGATCGTGAGATTCGTCGTGGATACAAGTCGCTTCCAGAGCATGTGAATAAAATGGATAAATCTATGAAGCGCCGTATTATGGTAGACGAAATGGATAGTAAGTCAAAAACAATCTTAAAAGATTTTCTATCTGCTCATGATAAGGAAATTTGGGAACGTTCTAGTGACGAATTAAAAGAAGCTTTATCATGA
- a CDS encoding site-2 protease family protein: protein MNQFLAFPLEYIPYVAITLIIAFTLHEFAHAFVAYKFGDETAKKQGRLTLSPLSHLDPLGTILLLVVGFGWAKPVPVNRFFFKNPRLAGVLVSIAGPLSNLLLAFLGVLGWFLVLRFGLDTEPIYTFFNLFITINLVLFLFNLLPFPPLDGYRIIEDLVPNTVRAKMTQYESWGILLFLVLIITPLDRYIIAPIYDIGIPFFVELFQQLLGPLLT from the coding sequence GTGAATCAATTTTTAGCTTTTCCGCTTGAATATATTCCGTACGTTGCTATTACGCTAATTATCGCATTTACGCTACATGAATTTGCGCATGCTTTTGTTGCATACAAGTTTGGAGACGAGACGGCAAAGAAACAAGGGCGGTTGACGCTATCGCCTCTTTCACATTTAGATCCGCTAGGAACAATTCTTCTACTTGTCGTGGGGTTTGGCTGGGCTAAACCTGTACCTGTTAATCGTTTTTTCTTCAAGAATCCGCGTCTAGCTGGTGTATTAGTTTCAATTGCAGGGCCGCTTAGTAACCTATTGCTTGCATTTTTAGGGGTTCTTGGTTGGTTTTTGGTGCTGCGCTTTGGCTTAGATACAGAGCCAATATATACATTTTTTAATCTGTTTATCACGATTAATCTTGTTTTATTTTTATTTAATCTGCTGCCATTTCCGCCGCTTGATGGCTATCGTATCATAGAAGATCTTGTTCCAAACACAGTGCGCGCAAAAATGACGCAGTATGAGTCGTGGGGAATCTTGTTATTTTTAGTGTTAATTATTACACCGCTTGACCGCTATATTATTGCCCCTATATATGACATTGGGATCCCATTTTTTGTTGAGCTGTTTCAGCAACTTCTGGGACCGTTATTAACTTAA